The DNA region GTATTGGGTTCGCAGAGCATTAAATGGAATTTTACGAAATTCCTTGTCGGGCGCGATGGCAAACCTGTTAAACGTTATGCCCCTGCAACAAAACCTAAGGAAATTAAATCAGACATTGAGAAATATTTATCAACCGATGATGACAAGAAATAATTTTTTAAATCACACATTGATATTGACAGCCGCACTGTTGCTTATGCTATCGCTGTTGCTGCCATTATCATCCTGCGGATCGCAGAAAACCAAAAAGATTGAAAACATGAAAAACAATAATGAAACATACGAGGTGGCGACGCTGGGAGGCGGATGCTTCTGGTGTATAGAAGCCATTTACCTAGAAATGAAAGGCGTAGTTTCTGTAAGCAGCGGGTACAGCGGCGGGAAAATCAAAAATCCAACCTATCGTGAAGTTACTTCTGGTATGACAGGCCATGCCGAAGTGGTACAGATTACCTTTGATCCCGAAGTAATCACCTACCGCGACATTTTAACCATCTTTTTTCATGTGCACGACCCAACTACACTTAACCGTCAGGGTGCCGATGTGGGAACCCAATACCGCTCGGTGATT from Bacteroidales bacterium includes:
- the msrA gene encoding peptide-methionine (S)-S-oxide reductase MsrA codes for the protein MKNNNETYEVATLGGGCFWCIEAIYLEMKGVVSVSSGYSGGKIKNPTYREVTSGMTGHAEVVQITFDPEVITYRDILTIFFHVHDPTTLNRQGADVGTQYRSVIFYHDENQKSVAEEVMDEIQNTKVWNDPLVTELSPLSAFYVAEDYHQDYFSNNPNAPYCTFVVSPKVEKFRKSFQEYLKD